From Medicago truncatula cultivar Jemalong A17 chromosome 7, MtrunA17r5.0-ANR, whole genome shotgun sequence, a single genomic window includes:
- the LOC112416741 gene encoding uncharacterized protein: MEKVQSMLKAKESGNDEVWRARLMESELRANASISWQHSRTLWLREGDANSKYFHAIMSDIRRRNTLSSILVEGNVVEGVSEVIAAVLSYFQNHYQAHEINRHRVDDMNFRRLSVLEGNTLIYPFNEIEVKAAVWDCDGYKNPGPDGIPMDFIKDFWSELKGDIMRFVLEFHRNGRPSKGINSTFIDLIPKIDNPHRLNDFCPIALVGCLYKILAKLLANRLRQVMGTVISDTQSAFVKNWQIIDGILVANEVVDEARKLKKELLLFKVDFEKAYDSVDWGYLDEVMGKMAFPTLWRKWIRECISTTTASVLVNGSPTDEFQMKRGLRQGDPLSPFLFLLAAEGVNILMTSAVNLNLFTGYSIGMHNPTVLSHLQFADDTLLLGVKSWANVRALRAILVLFENMSGLNPIGGDARRLSFWDPVIERLKSRLSEWKSRNLSYGGRLTLLKSVLSSLPGIGGLGVRRLQEFNIALLGKWCWRCLMDREGLWFKVLSSRYGEHRGRLREGGATGSAWWREIVKIQNGIGVEGGSWFEDLSIHKDLSVGEMHALGWGEDGEAWRWRRRLLAWEEELVVEIRNLITNVTLQETEPEVWLWRPNIGDVDQMLMRQEMHNHNVISDAPWHKSVPLKVYICAWRLFRNRWPTKDNLVRRGVITNDTQLCVTGCGKNETIDHLIIHCPIFGDLWQQIKTWIGLFSVDLQQVLDHYYQFVYSSGGYTSRRYFLQLIWLCGIWVLWNERNQRLVANTARTTVQLLEKVKITSLKWLKAKNVCFPFGYHM, from the exons ATGGAGAAGGTTCAGTCCATGCTTAAGGCTAAGGAAAGTGGCAATGACGAGGTTTGGAGGGCAAGGTTGATGGAAAGTGAGCTTAG GGCCAATGCTAGTATTTCGTGGCAACATTCGCGAACATTATGGCTTCGAGAAGGAGATgcaaattctaaatattttcatGCTATCATGTCAGACATACGTCGAAGAAATACCCTTTCTTCTATTTTAGTTGAAGGAAATGTTGTGGAGGGAGTATCTGAAGTCATAGCAGCAGTTTTAAgctattttcaaaatcattacCAGGCGCATGAAATTAATAGGCATAGGGTGGATGATATGAATTTTCGGAGACTATCTGTTTTGGAAGGAAATACTTTGATTTATCCTTTCAATGAGATTGAAGTTAAGGCTGCAGTGTGGGATTGTGATGGGTATAAGAATCCGGGTCCGGATGGCATTCCGATGGATTTTATTAAAGATTTTTGGTCGGAGTTGAAAGGTGACATTATGCGGTTTGTGTTGGAATTTCATCGCAACGGTCGTCCCTCGAAAGGAATAAATAGCACTTTCATTGATCTTATTCCTAAGATTGACAACCCGCATCGACTGAATGATTTTTGCCCCATTGCTTTGGTGGGATGCTTATATAAAATTTTGGCGAAGTTGTTGGCAAACCGTTTGCGTCAGGTTATGGGAACGGTAATCTCAGATACTCAGTCAGCGTTTGTAAAAAATTGGCAAATCATTGATGGTATTTTAGTAGCTAATGAGGTGGTTGATGAGGCCCGCAAGttgaagaaagaattgttaTTGTTTAAAGTAGATTTTGAAAAAGCGTATGACTCGGTTGATTGGGGATATCTTGATGAGGTTATGGGGAAAATGGCATTTCCAACTTTGTGGCGTAAGTGGATAAGGGAATGTATTAGTACGACAACTGCCTCAGTTCTTGTCAATGGTAGTCCTACGGATGAGTTCCAAATGAAAAGGGGATTGCGACAAGGCGACCCACTCTCTCCTTTTCTCTTCTTGTTAGCAGCTGAAGGTGTAAATATTTTGATGACTTCAGCAGtgaatttgaatctgtttactGGTTACTCTATAGGAATGCACAATCCCACTGTGCTTTCCCACTTGCAATTTGCGGATGACACGCTTCTTCTAGGTGTCAAGAGTTGGGCGAATGTTCGCGCTTTGAGAGCAATCCTGGTCCTGTTTGAGAATATGTCTGGTTTGAAT CCCATTGGTGGTGATGCTAGACGTTTAAGTTTTTGGGACCCGGTAATAGAGCGCCTTAAATCTAGACTGTCAGAATGGAAAAGTAGAAATTTGTCTTATGGTGGCCGCTTGACTCTCCTTAAGTCTGTCCTGTCTTCACTGCCT GGGATTGGTGGTTTGGGGGTAAGAAGATTACAAGAGTTTAATATTGCTCTTcttggtaaatggtgttggaggtgtTTAATGGATAGGGAGGGCTTGTGGTTTAAGGTGTTGTCTTCTCGTTATGGGGAGCATAGAGGTCGGTTGAGGGAAGGTGGTGCGACGGGGTCAGCATGGTGGAGGGAGATAGTTAAAATTCAAAATGGAATTGGTGTGGAGGGTGGTAGTTGGTTTGAAGACTTATCAATTCATAAGGATTTGTCGGTGGGGGAGATGCACGCGCTAGGGTGGGGTGAAGATGGGGAGGCTTGGAGGTGGAGGCGTCGTTTgttagcttgggaggaggagttagTGGTGGAGATTAGGAATTTGATTACTAACGTTACTTTGCAGGAAACTGAACCAGAAGTCTGGCTTTGGCGACCTAATATTGGTGATGTGGATCAAATGCTCATGCGGCAGGAGATGCACAACCACAACGTCATTTCGGATGCTCCTTGGCATAAGAGTGTTCCTTTGAAAGTTTATATTTGCGCTTGGCGTCTTTTCCGCAATAGATGGCcaacaaaggataatttggtgCGGCGAGGTGTTATTACTAATGATACCCAATTATGCGTTACAGGATgtggaaaaaatgaaacaattgaTCACTTAATTATTCATTGTCCTATTTTTGGCGACTTATGgcaacaaattaaaacttgGATTGGTCTGTTTTCTGTGGACCTCCAACAGGTTTTGGACCATTATTATCAGTTTGTTTATTCTTCAGGTGGTTATACTTCAAGAAGGTATTTTCTTCAATTGATTTGGCTTTGTGGTATTTGGGTTCTTTGGAATGAAAGAAACCAAAGACTGGTTGCTAACACAGCAAGAACAACAGTGCAATTACTTGAGAAGGTTAAGATTACATCTCTCAAgtggttgaaagcaaaaaatGTGTGCTTTCCATTTGGTTATCATATGTAG
- the LOC11442060 gene encoding uncharacterized protein — MASDETMITIQDEDFEEEDDYINDGFDHHHNQNHHNLSRLSVCTNSTICDDVDNLASICMSHLSIESFEADGGDEADGEFSADGKDDQLLQPGLSSGSENESGSCYSLPATPPRRRSLVPMSVVGVKDYASENEARKETKESGLGGRRRRRRRRMRSGVFERGNSWENLWDQKKKMMKEKEKLENGVNSGESDQSTGVMVITRPKGGNRSLCMDLEEVKACRDLGFELEHERISAVSFSNSTLDTSSGGNSPIANWRISGPGDDPRDVKARLKVWAQAVAIASATKYGS; from the exons ATGGCTTCAGATGAGACCATGATCACAATTCAAGATGAAGactttgaagaagaagatgattatATTAATGATGGGTttgatcatcatcataatcaaaatcacCATAACTTGTCAAGGCTTTCAGTTTGTACAAACAGCACTATATGTGATGATGTTGATAATCTAGCTTCCATCTGTATGTCACACTTGTCCATTGAAAGTTTTGAAgctgatggtggtgatgaagcaGATGGTGAATTTTCTGCTGATGGAAAAGATGATCAGTTACTACAACCAGGTTTGTCCTCTGGCTCTGAAAATGAATCAGGTAGTTGTTATTCGTTACCGGCGACGCCACCAAGACGGAGGAGTTTGGTTCCGATGAGTGTTGTTGGAGTGAAAGATTATGCAAGTGAGAATGAagcaagaaaagaaacaaaggaaAGTGGTTTGGGAGGTAGgagaaggaggaggagaaggAGAATGAGAAGTGGTGTGTTTGAAAGGGGAAATAGTTGGGAGAATTTATGGgatcagaagaagaaaatgatgaaagagaaagagaaattagAGAATGGTGTGAATAGTGGTGAGAGTGATCAGAGTACTGGGGTGATGGTGATTACTAGGCCTAAAGGTGGGAATAGGAGTTTGTGTATGGATTTGGAAGAAGTTAAAGCTTGTAGAGATCTTGGATTTGAGTTGGAACATGAAAGAATTTCTGCTGTTTCTTTCTCTAATTCAACACTTGATACTAGCAGTGGTGGTAATTCACCTATTGCTAATTGGCGAATCTCCGGTCCCG GTGATGATCCAAGAGATGTGAAGGCACGACTCAAAGTGTGGGCACAGGCAGTAGCAATAGCATCTGCCACCAAATATGGCTCATGA
- the LOC11442062 gene encoding pectin acetylesterase 3 isoform X2 — protein sequence MRRMNIILIIITVTFSSVRSQTQNLSPRYILENDNDVVSVSSSPLLPQPLMIPLTLIHGAVSKGAVCLDGTLPGYHFHPGSGSGANSWLIQLEGGGWCNTIRSCVFRKTTRRGSSKYMEKQLPFTGILSNKAEQNPDFFNWNRVKVRYCDGASFSGDSQNEAAQLQFRGQKIWLAAMEELMSRGMKNANQALLSGCSAGGLASILHCDEFQSLFPKSTKVKCLSDAGFFLDATDVSGGHTLRNLFGGVVNLQEVQKNLPKSCLNHLDPTSCFFPQNLIDHVQTPLFLLNAAYDAWQFQESLAPHSADPHGSWNNCKSNHANCNSSQIQILQNFRNQMLNDIKGFSTTSQSGLFINSCFAHCQSERQDTWFADDSPLLNNMPIAVAIGNWFFDRQVVKAIDCAYPCDNTCHNLVFKDCNLSYPVDT from the exons ATGAGAAGAATGAATATTATTCTGATAATAATAACAGTAACTTTTTCCTCAGTTAGATCTCAGACACAAAATCTATCTCCTCGGTATATCTTGGAGAACGATAACGATGTCGTTTCAGTTTCATCCTCTCCCCTGCTGCCTCAACCTCTCATGATCCCACTCACTCTTATTCATGGAGCTGTTTCTAAAGGAGCAG TATGTTTGGATGGAACTTTACCTGGTTACCACTTCCATCCCGGATCTGGATCTGGTGCAAATAGTTGGCTCATTCAATTGGAG GGAGGAGGATGGTGTAATACCATCAGAAGTTGTGTCTTTAGAAAAACTACTCGACGCGGTTCCTCAAAATACATGGAAAAGCAACTACCATTCACTGGAATATTGAGCAATAAAGCTGAACAAAATCCTG ATTTCTTTAACTGGAACAGAGTCAAAGTGCGGTACTGTGATGGGGCTTCTTTCAGTGGAGACAGTCAAAACGAG GCTGCACAGCTTCAATTTAGAGGACAGAAAATATGGCTAGCTGCAATGGAAGAATTAATGTCCAGGGGAATGAAGAACGCCAACCAG gctCTTTTATCTGGATGCTCTGCGGGTGGTCTGGCATCTATACTACATTGCGATGAGTTCCAAAGCTTGTTTCCAAAATCTACCAAAGTGAAATGTTTGAGTGATGCAGGATTTTTTCTTGATGC AACTGATGTATCTGGGGGGCACACATTGAGGAATCTGTTTGGAGGTGTAGTTAATTTACAG GAAGTGCAAAAAAATCTACCAAAAAGTTGTCTCAACCACCTGGACCCAACTTCG TGCTTCTTTCCTCAAAATTTGATCGATCATGTTCAGACTCCATTGTTTCTGCTGAATGCAGCTTATGATGCATGGCAG ttCCAAGAAAGTCTAGCTCCTCATTCAGCAGATCCTCATGGATCTTGGAATAATTGTAAATCAAATCATGCAAATTGTAATTCATCCCAAATTCAGATCCTCCAAA ACTTCAGAAATCAAATGCTAAATGACATCAAAGGATTTTCAACGACTTCTCAATCTGGATTATTCATAAATTCTTGTTTTGCTCATTGCCAATCGGAGAGACAAGATACATGGTTTGCTGATGACTCTCCCCTCCTTAACAACATG CCAATTGCGGTTGCCATTGGAAATTGGTTTTTCGATCGTCAAGTTGTCAAAGCTATTGATTGTGCTTACCCCTGTGATAATACCTGCCATAATCTGGTCTTCAA GGATTGCAACCTGTCCTATCCGGTGGATACTTGA
- the LOC11442062 gene encoding pectin acetylesterase 3 isoform X1: MRRMNIILIIITVTFSSVRSQTQNLSPRYILENDNDVVSVSSSPLLPQPLMIPLTLIHGAVSKGAVCLDGTLPGYHFHPGSGSGANSWLIQLEGGGWCNTIRSCVFRKTTRRGSSKYMEKQLPFTGILSNKAEQNPDFFNWNRVKVRYCDGASFSGDSQNEAAQLQFRGQKIWLAAMEELMSRGMKNANQALLSGCSAGGLASILHCDEFQSLFPKSTKVKCLSDAGFFLDATDVSGGHTLRNLFGGVVNLQEVQKNLPKSCLNHLDPTSCFFPQNLIDHVQTPLFLLNAAYDAWQFQESLAPHSADPHGSWNNCKSNHANCNSSQIQILQNFRNQMLNDIKGFSTTSQSGLFINSCFAHCQSERQDTWFADDSPLLNNMPIAVAIGNWFFDRQVVKAIDCAYPCDNTCHNLVFNVGKSAMVDSQSTSDDIPTSMQYSRSTRLTFSAGLFVLSALLPITCS, encoded by the exons ATGAGAAGAATGAATATTATTCTGATAATAATAACAGTAACTTTTTCCTCAGTTAGATCTCAGACACAAAATCTATCTCCTCGGTATATCTTGGAGAACGATAACGATGTCGTTTCAGTTTCATCCTCTCCCCTGCTGCCTCAACCTCTCATGATCCCACTCACTCTTATTCATGGAGCTGTTTCTAAAGGAGCAG TATGTTTGGATGGAACTTTACCTGGTTACCACTTCCATCCCGGATCTGGATCTGGTGCAAATAGTTGGCTCATTCAATTGGAG GGAGGAGGATGGTGTAATACCATCAGAAGTTGTGTCTTTAGAAAAACTACTCGACGCGGTTCCTCAAAATACATGGAAAAGCAACTACCATTCACTGGAATATTGAGCAATAAAGCTGAACAAAATCCTG ATTTCTTTAACTGGAACAGAGTCAAAGTGCGGTACTGTGATGGGGCTTCTTTCAGTGGAGACAGTCAAAACGAG GCTGCACAGCTTCAATTTAGAGGACAGAAAATATGGCTAGCTGCAATGGAAGAATTAATGTCCAGGGGAATGAAGAACGCCAACCAG gctCTTTTATCTGGATGCTCTGCGGGTGGTCTGGCATCTATACTACATTGCGATGAGTTCCAAAGCTTGTTTCCAAAATCTACCAAAGTGAAATGTTTGAGTGATGCAGGATTTTTTCTTGATGC AACTGATGTATCTGGGGGGCACACATTGAGGAATCTGTTTGGAGGTGTAGTTAATTTACAG GAAGTGCAAAAAAATCTACCAAAAAGTTGTCTCAACCACCTGGACCCAACTTCG TGCTTCTTTCCTCAAAATTTGATCGATCATGTTCAGACTCCATTGTTTCTGCTGAATGCAGCTTATGATGCATGGCAG ttCCAAGAAAGTCTAGCTCCTCATTCAGCAGATCCTCATGGATCTTGGAATAATTGTAAATCAAATCATGCAAATTGTAATTCATCCCAAATTCAGATCCTCCAAA ACTTCAGAAATCAAATGCTAAATGACATCAAAGGATTTTCAACGACTTCTCAATCTGGATTATTCATAAATTCTTGTTTTGCTCATTGCCAATCGGAGAGACAAGATACATGGTTTGCTGATGACTCTCCCCTCCTTAACAACATG CCAATTGCGGTTGCCATTGGAAATTGGTTTTTCGATCGTCAAGTTGTCAAAGCTATTGATTGTGCTTACCCCTGTGATAATACCTGCCATAATCTGGTCTTCAA TGTTGGTAAATCTGCCATGGTAGACTCTCAATCCACAAG TGATGATATTCCTACCTCCATGCAATATTCCCGCTCCACAAGGTTGACTTTTAGTGCTGGCTTATTTGTACTAAGTGCTTTATTACCAATTACATGCTCATAA